A region of Dioscorea cayenensis subsp. rotundata cultivar TDr96_F1 chromosome 5, TDr96_F1_v2_PseudoChromosome.rev07_lg8_w22 25.fasta, whole genome shotgun sequence DNA encodes the following proteins:
- the LOC120259986 gene encoding cytochrome P450 78A11: MAATSGLSSCTDSTWWLFALPAFISSEAGFSGNALLLLSLFIAFFSTILLAWAFSPGGPAWSNGRSRRGPISIPGPRGLPILGSLLTLTRGLPHRSLAHLSRLHSATSLMAFSIGSTPAVVSSSPSTARELLTHPSLSDRPLKQSARELMFARAIGFAPSGSYWRLLRRIAASHLFSPRRVAAHELGRQFDCSVMLTSISAEQASCGSVLLRPFLQAAALNNIMGSVFGTRFDLTLETGDTKASHLQSLVREGFDLLGAFNWSDHLPWLTTFFDPSNIKQRCAILVPRVRSFVKDIIDDHKRSKPTAGDRTQVTDNADFVDVLLSLQGDEKLHEDDMIAILWEMIFRGTDTTALLTEWAMAELVLNPSVQARLRAEIDSVVGPDRVVTDADVARMPYLQAVVKEALRVHPPGPLLSWARLASEDVHLSNGMVVPAGTTTMVNMWAITHDPNVWAQPEEFKPERFLDADVDVRGGDLRLAPFGAGRRVCPGKNLGIVTVGLWIARLIHVYEWVPDQSAPVDLTEVLKLSCEMKTPLTAVALARN; encoded by the exons ATGGCAGCCACTTCCGGCCTAAGCTCCTGCACCGACTCCACCTGGTGGCTCTTCGCTCTCCCAGCCTTCATATCCTCCGAAGCCGGATTCTCCGGCAACGCGCTTCTCCTCTTATCACTCTTCATCGCCTTCTTTTCCACCATCCTCCTTGCCTGGGCTTTCTCCCCCGGTGGTCCAGCATGGTCCAACGGCCGCTCCCGGCGCGGCCCCATCTCCATCCCGGGCCCTCGAGGGCTCCCCATTCTCGGCTCCCTTCTAACCCTAACCCGCGGCCTACCCCACCGTTCTCTCGCCCACCTTTCCCGTCTCCACTCCGCCACCTCTCTTATGGCCTTCTCTATCGGCTCCACCCCTGCCGTTGTCTCTTCCTCCCCTTCAACAGCTCGTGAGCTCCTCACCCACCCTTCCCTTTCCGACCGCCCTCTCAAACAATCCGCTCGTGAGCTCATGTTCGCCCGCGCCATCGGCTTCGCCCCCAGCGGATCCTACTGGCGCCTCCTCCGACGTATCGCCGCCTCCCATCTGTTCTCCCCTCGCCGCGTCGCAGCCCACGAACTCGGCCGCCAATTTGACTGTTCCGTAATGCTGACATCCATCTCCGCGGAGCAAGCTAGCTGCGGCTCAGTCCTTCTCCGTCCCTTCCTTCAAGCCGCCGCCCTTAATAACATCATGGGGAGCGTTTTTGGCACACGTTTCGACCTCACTCTTGAGACCGGCGACACAAAGGCCTCCCATCTTCAGTCCCTCGTTCGCGAGGGCTTTGATCTCCTCGGAGCTTTCAACTGGTCCGATCACCTCCCGTGGCTCACCACCTTCTTCGACCCTTCGAACATCAAGCAGCGCTGTGCTATCCTTGTCCCTCGCGTCAGGTCTTTCGTCAAGGACATCATCGACGATCACAAGCGCTCTAAGCCCACCGCCGGTGACCGTACCCAGGTAACCGACAATGCTGACTTCGTTGACGTTCTGCTATCTCTCCAAGGTGACGAGAAGCTCCACGAGGATGATATGATAGCCATCTTGTGG GAAATGATATTCAGGGGAACGGACACGACGGCTTTGCTGACGGAGTGGGCCATGGCTGAGCTGGTGCTGAACCCATCGGTTCAAGCCCGTCTCAGAGCTGAAATCGATAGTGTGGTTGGACCGGATCGGGTCGTAACTGATGCTGACGTGGCTAGGATGCCGTACCTTCAGGCTGTGGTGAAGGAGGCGTTGCGGGTCCATCCTCCGGGCCCGCTTCTCTCATGGGCACGACTTGCCAGCGAGGATGTCCACCTCAGCAACGGAATGGTGGTCCCGGCTGGCACCACGACCATGGTCAACATGTGGGCCATCACCCATGACCCTAATGTGTGGGCCCAACCGGAAGAGTTCAAGCCCGAGAGGTTCTTAGATGCTGATGTGGACGTGCGCGGTGGGGACCTTAGGCTTGCGCCGTTCGGAGCCGGGAGAAGGGTGTGCCCGGGAAAAAACCTTGGGATCGTGACCGTTGGTTTATGGATTGCTAGGCTGATCCACGTGTACGAGTGGGTCCCAGATCAGTCTGCGCCCGTGGACCTAACTGAAGTGTTGAAGCTGTCGTGCGAGATGAAGACTCCGTTGACCGCTGTGGCGTTGGCCAGGAACTAG